Proteins encoded in a region of the Sulfitobacter sp. OXR-159 genome:
- a CDS encoding transposase, protein MDRRSKHLSSEERGVIFAENNRGVSQRSIGQLLQRPASTICRELARGRQEDGTYCPHAARLVYDVRRTRCRRPRKLVEGGAAYQFVHDHLVYRRWSPEQIAHRLRLMKPDDPSARVSHETIYAAICPAQKLDL, encoded by the coding sequence ATGGACAGACGAAGCAAGCACCTCAGCAGCGAGGAACGTGGCGTGATATTCGCCGAGAATAATCGGGGCGTGAGCCAGCGGTCAATCGGGCAGCTTTTGCAGCGACCTGCGAGCACGATCTGCCGCGAACTGGCACGTGGGCGACAAGAGGACGGCACCTATTGCCCGCACGCGGCGCGGCTTGTCTATGATGTCCGCCGCACGCGATGCCGACGCCCGCGAAAGCTGGTCGAGGGCGGCGCGGCCTATCAGTTCGTTCACGATCACCTCGTGTATCGCCGCTGGTCTCCAGAGCAGATTGCGCACAGACTGCGGCTTATGAAGCCCGATGACCCTTCTGCCCGTGTGAGCCATGAAACCATCTATGCGGCGATCTGCCCTGCGCAAAAGCTTGACCTATGA
- the glcF gene encoding glycolate oxidase subunit GlcF, whose product MQTNFIPEQLTDPATARSNEILRSCVHCGFCTATCPTYMVLGDELDSPRGRIYLIKDMLENSKVPDAMTVQHIDRCLSCLSCMTTCPSGVHYMHLVDHAREYIERHHKRRWDDRALRWLLARILPYPGRFRLALIGAKLARPFRKLMPDARLRAMLEMAPPQLPRRSPNDRPQTFAAQSPRRRRVALLTGCAQRALNTDINDATIRLLRRHGCEVVIPKGIGCCGALTHHMGKAAESHAAAAANIRALVAELDGEGLDAVVINTSGCGTTVKDYGHMFAGDPLAQDAARVAALARDITEVMGDIGLDGATHAEPLRVAYHAACSLQHGQQIRSAPKDLLKAAGFEVLEPRDAHICCGSAGTYNLMQPAISAELKTRKVATLEATRPQVISAGNIGCMMQIGSGTGIPVAHTVELLDWATGGPKPRGLN is encoded by the coding sequence ATGCAGACGAATTTCATCCCCGAACAGCTGACCGACCCCGCCACCGCGCGCAGCAACGAGATCCTGCGATCCTGCGTCCATTGCGGTTTCTGCACAGCGACCTGTCCCACCTATATGGTGCTGGGCGACGAATTGGACAGCCCGCGCGGGCGCATCTATCTGATCAAGGACATGCTGGAAAACAGCAAGGTGCCGGATGCAATGACGGTGCAGCATATCGACCGCTGCCTGTCCTGCCTGTCCTGCATGACCACCTGCCCCTCGGGCGTGCATTACATGCATCTGGTCGATCACGCCCGGGAATATATCGAGCGTCACCACAAGCGCCGCTGGGACGATCGCGCCCTGCGCTGGCTGCTGGCGCGCATCCTGCCCTATCCGGGGCGGTTCCGGCTGGCGCTGATCGGGGCGAAACTGGCGCGGCCCTTCCGCAAGCTGATGCCCGACGCACGGCTGCGCGCGATGCTGGAAATGGCGCCGCCGCAGCTGCCCCGGCGCAGCCCCAATGACCGGCCCCAGACCTTCGCCGCCCAAAGCCCGCGCCGCAGGCGCGTGGCGCTGCTGACCGGTTGCGCGCAGCGGGCGCTGAACACCGATATCAACGACGCCACCATCCGCCTGCTGCGCCGCCACGGCTGCGAGGTGGTGATTCCGAAGGGTATCGGCTGCTGCGGCGCGCTGACCCATCACATGGGCAAGGCGGCGGAAAGTCACGCGGCGGCGGCGGCCAATATCCGCGCGCTGGTCGCGGAACTGGATGGTGAAGGGCTGGACGCGGTGGTCATCAACACCTCGGGCTGCGGCACCACGGTCAAGGATTACGGCCATATGTTCGCGGGCGATCCCTTGGCGCAGGACGCGGCACGGGTGGCGGCGCTGGCCCGCGACATCACCGAAGTGATGGGCGATATCGGCCTGGACGGCGCGACCCATGCCGAACCCTTGCGCGTGGCCTATCACGCGGCCTGTTCGCTGCAACATGGCCAGCAGATCCGCTCGGCCCCCAAGGACCTGCTGAAGGCGGCGGGGTTCGAGGTGCTGGAGCCGCGCGACGCCCATATCTGCTGCGGCTCTGCCGGGACCTACAACCTGATGCAGCCAGCGATCTCGGCGGAACTGAAAACCCGCAAGGTCGCCACGCTGGAGGCCACCCGCCCGCAGGTCATCAGCGCCGGAAATATCGGCTGCATGATGCAGATCGGTTCCGGCACCGGCATCCCCGTCGCCCACACCGTCGAGCTGCTGGACTGGGCCACCGGAGGGCCGAAACCCAGAGGACTGAACTGA
- a CDS encoding non-heme iron oxygenase ferredoxin subunit, with protein sequence MTDNTSTQWIALTKTADIAEGEVEAFEVGDYNIALYHLSDGDLFATDNICTHALAYLSDGFLEGSTIECPLHGGCFDVKTGKGLCAPVTDALATYRVRITDDETVEVALPI encoded by the coding sequence TTGACTGATAACACCAGCACACAATGGATCGCGTTGACCAAAACCGCAGATATTGCAGAGGGCGAAGTGGAGGCCTTTGAAGTCGGTGACTACAACATTGCGCTTTATCACTTATCTGATGGAGATTTATTCGCCACGGACAATATCTGCACTCATGCTCTGGCCTATCTTTCAGACGGGTTCCTCGAGGGTAGCACCATTGAGTGCCCTCTCCATGGCGGATGCTTTGATGTAAAAACCGGAAAAGGCCTGTGCGCCCCGGTGACAGACGCTTTGGCTACCTACCGCGTGCGGATCACAGATGATGAAACGGTCGAGGTCGCTCTACCGATCTAG
- a CDS encoding recombinase family protein: MAKVGYARVSSVGQSLDVQREKLDGCDKLFEEKRSGTTDARPQLKECLNYVRDGDQLIVTRIDRLARSTLHLCQIAETLKQKGVDLVVLDQNIDTSDATGRLLFNMLGAIGQFETEIRAERQMDGIKKAKDRGVQFGKRPALSEDQIVELRKKRTAGMLIKDLMAHYSLSKATIYRYLGANEP, from the coding sequence ATGGCCAAAGTCGGATACGCCCGCGTCAGCTCAGTCGGACAATCTCTGGACGTGCAGCGCGAAAAGCTGGATGGCTGCGACAAGCTTTTCGAAGAGAAGCGCAGTGGTACGACGGACGCCCGCCCTCAGCTGAAAGAATGCCTGAATTACGTCCGCGACGGTGACCAGCTGATTGTCACACGTATCGACCGATTGGCGCGATCCACACTGCACCTTTGCCAGATCGCTGAAACACTGAAACAGAAAGGTGTCGATCTGGTCGTGCTCGATCAGAATATCGACACGTCCGACGCAACCGGGCGGCTGCTGTTCAACATGCTCGGAGCCATTGGCCAGTTCGAAACCGAAATCCGCGCCGAGCGACAGATGGATGGGATCAAGAAGGCCAAAGATCGCGGCGTACAGTTCGGCAAACGACCCGCGCTTTCAGAAGATCAGATCGTTGAGCTACGCAAAAAGCGTACCGCTGGAATGCTGATCAAAGATCTGATGGCACACTACAGCCTCTCAAAAGCGACAATCTATCGGTATCTCGGAGCGAACGAACCGTGA
- a CDS encoding NIPSNAP family protein, protein MNIIDLRRYSIIPGRVNEYVEFFRNEGLPIQASYLGCPLGYFVTETGPLNQVVHMWAYETMADREQRRSALEKDPKWVAYRKKSTNLALILAQENTLLKALTVPCRFATLD, encoded by the coding sequence ATGAATATTATCGATCTTAGGCGTTACTCAATCATCCCCGGGCGCGTTAACGAGTACGTGGAGTTCTTTAGAAATGAAGGACTTCCCATCCAAGCCTCCTACTTGGGCTGCCCTTTGGGTTATTTCGTCACCGAAACCGGGCCACTCAATCAAGTTGTTCATATGTGGGCTTATGAAACGATGGCGGATCGGGAACAAAGGCGATCGGCACTCGAAAAGGACCCCAAGTGGGTTGCCTACCGAAAGAAGAGTACGAACTTAGCTCTCATTTTGGCTCAAGAAAATACGCTCCTTAAGGCGCTCACCGTTCCGTGCCGATTTGCCACGTTGGATTGA
- a CDS encoding DUF2442 domain-containing protein, whose translation MAELTDSEINAAIERGHIAQQTEPRADAVRYDKRNSRIIVDLTNGCTFAFPPRVAQGLETATDEDLAAVEILGAGYGLHWEALDVDLSIPGLLAGLFGTKAYMARRAGQTKSPAKAAAARENGRKGGRPRKQA comes from the coding sequence ATGGCTGAACTGACAGATTCTGAAATCAATGCCGCCATTGAGCGTGGCCACATCGCGCAGCAGACCGAACCGCGCGCGGATGCGGTGCGCTATGACAAGCGGAACAGCCGTATCATCGTCGATCTGACCAACGGTTGCACCTTCGCCTTTCCACCCCGTGTGGCGCAGGGATTGGAGACTGCAACGGATGAAGACCTCGCCGCAGTTGAAATCCTCGGTGCTGGTTACGGCCTGCATTGGGAAGCCCTCGATGTGGACCTGTCCATCCCCGGCTTGTTGGCGGGACTGTTCGGAACCAAGGCCTATATGGCTCGGCGGGCAGGGCAGACCAAATCGCCTGCGAAAGCCGCCGCCGCCCGTGAAAATGGCCGCAAGGGTGGCAGGCCGCGCAAGCAGGCATGA
- a CDS encoding Tn3 family transposase, translated as MAHRAVLTARQRAALFHLPTDEALILRHYALSDEDIDFIRTRRRPENLIGFALQLCALRYPGRLLRPGEIIPKEMSDFIAAQLGVKPDDLLHYAERENTRHEHLEVLRKIYRYEMFKGKRVKQMRAWLDQNAEGAQSSEGLVRAFVQECRGRHIILPGTTVMERMCADALVAAERRIETRITARLDRAMRARLDGLLNEEEEGQTTTFVWLRQFEPGKNSADINRLLDRLEFLKAIALAPEIMDDIPAHRVTRLRRQGERYFAKGLRDITSDRRLAILAVCVVEWSAAIADTVVETHDRIVGSVWRDAKRICDARVTEAQADVAKTLAGFETLGSNLLMAKGDDAALANAVDSSCGWSGLESLVAQATQLQATVKADTLAHVSKGFHRFKRYARRMLNALDMTCASVAQPLITAAQIIRDKQDIPATSLTFLQPRSKWRPQFRAPDIDQERLWVVAVLCHLRDAFRSGDIWLPHSRRHADMKQALVSIDAARAMGLSMPLEPEIWMADRKRRLEEGLKRLAKAVRSKTLPSGVIEDGVLRVSRLDADVPEEAGDLVLDLYRRLPETRITDILTEVDKDTGFTEAFTHLHTGAPCRDKIGLLNVLLAEGLNLGLSKMANATNTHDFIQLSRLSRWHVESEGMARALAMVIDAQTHLPMTKFWGVGKTASSDGQFFPTTRQGEAMNLINAKYGNEPGIKAYTHVSDQYAPFATQVIPATVSEAPYILDGLLMNEAGRKIKEQYADTGGFTDLVFAATSLLGYHFHPRIRDLSSKRLHVFDLRAVPKELKGLTGDKIREAKIVENWPDVLRCIATMLSGRMQPSHLLKKLAARPRQHDLALALREIGRVERTLFIIEWLLDTDMQRRAHIGLNKGEAHHALKGALRIGRQGEIRDRTTEGQHFRIAGLNLLTAIIIYWNSKQLGNAVARRQRAGLDCPPELLAHISPLGWAHIILTGEYRWRKIEAQNP; from the coding sequence ATGGCACACCGAGCGGTTCTGACCGCGCGACAGCGCGCGGCCCTTTTCCACCTTCCAACGGATGAGGCGTTGATCCTTCGGCATTACGCCCTGTCCGATGAAGACATCGATTTTATCCGCACCCGCCGCCGCCCTGAGAACCTGATCGGATTTGCGCTGCAGCTTTGTGCCCTTCGATATCCGGGACGGCTGCTGAGGCCCGGAGAGATCATCCCCAAAGAAATGTCTGACTTCATCGCCGCCCAGCTCGGCGTCAAACCCGATGACCTTCTACATTATGCCGAGCGAGAGAACACACGGCACGAGCACCTGGAAGTACTGCGCAAGATTTATAGGTACGAGATGTTCAAGGGCAAGCGGGTCAAACAGATGCGTGCGTGGCTTGATCAGAATGCCGAAGGTGCGCAATCGAGCGAAGGTCTGGTGAGGGCCTTTGTGCAAGAATGTCGTGGGCGGCATATCATCCTGCCGGGAACGACTGTCATGGAACGGATGTGCGCCGACGCGCTTGTTGCTGCCGAACGCCGGATCGAAACTCGGATAACGGCGCGCCTTGACCGCGCGATGCGCGCTCGTCTCGATGGCTTATTGAATGAGGAAGAGGAGGGCCAAACCACCACGTTCGTGTGGTTGCGCCAGTTTGAGCCAGGCAAGAACTCCGCAGATATCAACCGCCTGCTTGATCGGCTGGAGTTTCTGAAGGCGATTGCCTTGGCACCAGAAATTATGGACGACATCCCAGCACATCGGGTCACGCGGCTGCGCCGTCAGGGAGAACGCTACTTTGCGAAAGGACTACGTGACATCACCAGTGACCGCCGCCTTGCCATCCTGGCCGTCTGCGTCGTGGAATGGAGCGCTGCCATCGCAGATACCGTTGTGGAAACACATGACAGGATTGTAGGCAGCGTCTGGCGGGATGCGAAACGGATCTGCGACGCGCGGGTCACGGAAGCTCAGGCGGACGTCGCAAAGACCCTGGCTGGATTTGAGACCCTGGGATCAAACCTATTGATGGCCAAAGGCGACGATGCCGCCCTCGCCAATGCCGTCGATAGTTCTTGCGGCTGGAGCGGCCTTGAAAGTCTGGTCGCGCAAGCAACACAGCTTCAGGCAACGGTGAAAGCAGATACTCTGGCCCATGTGTCCAAGGGCTTCCACCGGTTCAAACGCTATGCTCGGCGCATGTTGAATGCTCTGGATATGACATGCGCCAGTGTGGCCCAGCCATTGATCACGGCAGCGCAGATTATCCGTGACAAACAGGATATCCCGGCCACATCGCTGACCTTTTTACAACCACGTTCGAAATGGCGACCGCAATTCCGCGCGCCCGATATTGATCAAGAGCGGCTGTGGGTTGTCGCCGTCCTGTGCCACCTGCGCGATGCGTTCCGTTCTGGCGATATCTGGCTTCCGCATTCGCGGCGTCATGCCGACATGAAGCAAGCCCTTGTGTCCATCGATGCCGCCCGCGCCATGGGGCTTTCAATGCCACTGGAACCAGAGATCTGGATGGCTGATCGAAAGCGCCGCTTGGAAGAGGGGCTGAAACGGCTGGCCAAGGCGGTGCGCTCCAAAACCTTGCCGAGTGGAGTCATTGAAGACGGCGTTTTGCGCGTGAGCCGTCTTGACGCCGATGTGCCGGAGGAGGCCGGTGATCTCGTCCTCGATCTTTACCGTCGTCTGCCGGAGACGCGGATCACCGATATTCTCACAGAGGTCGACAAAGACACCGGCTTCACCGAAGCCTTCACGCATCTGCACACCGGTGCCCCATGCCGTGACAAGATTGGCTTGCTGAACGTGCTCCTGGCGGAGGGTCTCAATCTAGGCCTGAGCAAAATGGCAAATGCCACCAACACTCATGACTTCATACAGCTTTCCCGTTTGTCACGGTGGCATGTCGAAAGCGAGGGAATGGCCCGCGCCCTGGCCATGGTGATTGATGCGCAGACCCACCTGCCAATGACCAAATTCTGGGGTGTAGGGAAAACGGCTTCCAGTGATGGGCAGTTTTTCCCAACGACGCGGCAGGGCGAGGCAATGAACCTCATCAACGCAAAATACGGCAACGAGCCGGGCATAAAGGCCTACACCCACGTCTCTGACCAGTATGCGCCATTCGCCACTCAGGTCATTCCCGCCACGGTGAGCGAGGCACCTTATATCCTCGACGGCTTGCTGATGAACGAGGCGGGACGGAAGATAAAAGAGCAGTATGCCGACACCGGCGGCTTCACCGATCTCGTCTTCGCCGCCACGTCCCTGCTCGGGTACCACTTCCATCCCCGCATTCGCGACCTGTCCTCCAAGAGGTTGCATGTGTTTGACCTCCGCGCTGTTCCCAAAGAGCTGAAAGGGTTAACCGGGGACAAAATTCGGGAAGCGAAGATCGTCGAAAACTGGCCGGATGTTTTGCGCTGTATCGCAACAATGCTGTCGGGCCGGATGCAGCCAAGTCACCTCCTCAAGAAATTGGCCGCGCGCCCGAGGCAACATGATCTGGCGTTGGCCTTGCGGGAGATCGGCCGGGTCGAACGCACATTGTTCATCATCGAATGGCTGCTCGACACCGACATGCAGCGCCGCGCCCATATCGGCTTGAACAAGGGAGAGGCACATCACGCCCTGAAAGGTGCTCTTCGGATCGGGCGTCAGGGAGAAATCCGCGACCGTACCACGGAAGGACAACACTTCCGCATCGCTGGCCTCAATCTGCTGACCGCCATCATCATTTATTGGAATTCCAAACAGCTCGGAAACGCTGTGGCAAGGCGACAGCGGGCAGGATTGGATTGCCCACCCGAACTCCTCGCCCACATATCGCCGCTTGGGTGGGCCCATATCATCCTAACAGGCGAATATCGTTGGCGGAAAATAGAAGCGCAAAATCCTTAA
- a CDS encoding NAD(P)/FAD-dependent oxidoreductase produces the protein MEKVIIVGGGQTAMNAAMSMRQSDFEGSIVIVGEEETLPYERPPLSKEWLKSDVEPNVPLVCRRDILEDRHITFQGGAVVTSISPEKHQIALSSGQLLDYDALLLSTGGRARPLPIEGAEYANCLRTLADARALRAKLHSQPHVTCIGAGVIGLETAATARELGCEVTVIDPAAQPMSRCLTSEGTAFVENIHRSAGVDLRLGVKPVAIRPDDNALLVTCDDGTSVRTGCVIGGIGIVRNTELASAAGLEVRTGIVVDEYGRTSSPDIYAAGDVAEFYFPPAQKHLIRESWRHAQNHGIAVGAAMVGMAQPYSDLQWFWTDQHGVRIEVGGSLDQIDRTYRRETPKGGFILFHFRRGKFVGYTAANARADGRFAEKLLSTNTTPDPQTLEDMQIPLKTLL, from the coding sequence ATGGAAAAGGTAATAATTGTTGGCGGAGGCCAAACCGCTATGAATGCGGCCATGTCGATGCGCCAATCCGACTTTGAAGGCAGCATTGTTATTGTCGGCGAAGAAGAGACTTTGCCGTACGAACGCCCGCCCCTATCCAAAGAATGGCTCAAATCAGACGTCGAACCGAACGTGCCCCTTGTCTGTAGACGCGACATCCTCGAGGACCGGCATATCACATTCCAAGGCGGTGCCGTCGTAACATCGATCAGCCCGGAGAAACACCAGATTGCGCTCTCGTCCGGGCAACTGCTTGACTACGATGCGCTGCTGCTGAGCACCGGTGGCCGGGCCCGCCCCCTCCCCATTGAGGGCGCTGAGTACGCCAATTGTCTCAGGACTCTCGCTGATGCGCGTGCGCTGAGAGCAAAGCTTCATAGCCAGCCCCACGTCACGTGTATTGGTGCAGGTGTGATCGGGCTCGAAACGGCGGCGACGGCGCGTGAGCTTGGGTGCGAGGTGACGGTCATTGACCCGGCCGCGCAACCTATGTCCCGATGTCTCACGAGCGAAGGCACGGCCTTTGTCGAGAACATTCATCGCAGTGCAGGCGTTGATTTGCGCCTGGGCGTCAAGCCGGTTGCCATTCGCCCTGACGACAACGCCCTGCTGGTCACCTGTGACGACGGCACGTCTGTTCGCACCGGGTGTGTGATCGGCGGGATCGGTATCGTCAGAAATACGGAACTGGCGTCAGCAGCCGGCCTGGAGGTCAGAACCGGCATCGTTGTAGACGAATATGGCCGCACCTCTTCTCCCGACATTTACGCTGCCGGAGACGTCGCCGAGTTCTATTTTCCGCCTGCGCAAAAGCACCTGATCCGTGAATCTTGGCGGCATGCGCAAAATCACGGTATTGCCGTCGGGGCGGCCATGGTCGGCATGGCGCAACCCTACTCCGATCTGCAGTGGTTTTGGACAGATCAGCATGGCGTCCGAATTGAAGTTGGCGGCAGTCTGGACCAAATTGACCGGACCTATCGCAGGGAAACCCCCAAGGGGGGCTTCATTCTGTTTCACTTCAGACGCGGGAAGTTCGTCGGCTATACAGCAGCAAATGCCCGGGCCGACGGACGCTTTGCGGAAAAGCTGCTTTCTACAAACACAACACCCGATCCACAGACGCTGGAGGACATGCAGATACCATTGAAAACCCTATTGTAG
- a CDS encoding Rieske (2Fe-2S) protein, which yields MARHVAATVDEIPAGSRKRVTIKGRDIVIFNLDGEFFALLDKCPHEGASLSCGVTVGLLESERPGHYTYSRQGEMVRCPWHGWEYDIRTGQSYCSPDDIKVKQFQVEVGSGEALAKGPYVAERFEVSVEQNYVVVNV from the coding sequence ATGGCCAGGCATGTCGCAGCAACCGTCGACGAAATCCCCGCCGGGAGCCGCAAGCGCGTCACGATCAAAGGAAGAGACATCGTAATCTTCAATCTCGACGGCGAGTTCTTCGCGTTGCTCGACAAATGCCCTCACGAGGGCGCCAGTCTTTCTTGCGGCGTAACTGTTGGTCTGCTCGAGTCCGAACGACCAGGGCACTATACCTACTCCCGGCAGGGAGAAATGGTGAGATGCCCGTGGCATGGGTGGGAGTACGACATCCGCACGGGACAGTCCTACTGCAGCCCCGATGACATCAAGGTCAAGCAGTTCCAGGTCGAAGTTGGATCAGGCGAAGCATTGGCCAAAGGCCCATACGTGGCAGAACGATTTGAGGTATCGGTCGAGCAGAACTACGTTGTAGTGAACGTTTAG
- a CDS encoding IS5-like element ISPso2 family transposase (programmed frameshift): MSDLFWLTDAQMARLAPFFPRSHGKPRVDDRRVLSGIIFINRNGLRWRDAPVAYGPHKTLYSRWRRWSEKGIFARMMAGLAAEHGEKTTVMIDATYLKAHRTATSMAAKKGGRGRLIGRTKGGMNTKLHAICDSQGRPIDLFVTAGQVSDYIGARALLSGLPNVKWLLGDRGYDADWFREALQDKGIRACIPGRKKRKTPIKYDKRRYKRRNRIEIMFGRLKDWRRVATRYDRCPKVFLSAIALAALVIYWL, translated from the exons ATGAGCGATCTTTTCTGGCTGACCGACGCGCAGATGGCGCGCCTGGCTCCCTTCTTTCCCAGGTCGCACGGGAAGCCCCGGGTTGATGACAGACGGGTGCTGAGCGGGATTATTTTCATCAATCGCAATGGCTTGCGTTGGCGCGATGCGCCCGTCGCGTATGGCCCACATAAGACGCTCTACAGCCGGTGGAGGCGTTGGAGCGAAAAGGGCATCTTCGCGCGGATGATGGCCGGGCTGGCGGCGGAACACGGCGAGAAAACGACCGTGATGATCGACGCAACATACCTCAAGGCCCATCGAACGGCGACCAGCATGGCCGCCA AAAAAGGGGGGCGTGGTCGCCTGATCGGTCGAACCAAAGGCGGTATGAACACCAAGCTGCACGCCATCTGCGACAGTCAGGGGCGACCGATCGACCTGTTCGTCACCGCTGGACAGGTCAGCGATTATATCGGCGCTCGGGCGCTGCTCAGTGGCCTGCCAAACGTCAAATGGCTACTTGGGGATCGTGGATATGACGCTGACTGGTTCAGAGAAGCGTTGCAGGACAAGGGGATACGCGCCTGCATCCCAGGCCGGAAGAAACGCAAGACGCCGATCAAATACGATAAGCGGAGATACAAGCGGCGTAACCGCATCGAGATCATGTTCGGCAGGCTCAAGGACTGGAGGCGCGTCGCGACCCGCTATGACAGATGCCCCAAGGTGTTCCTCTCAGCCATCGCCCTCGCGGCTCTCGTCATCTATTGGTTATGA
- a CDS encoding DUF4160 domain-containing protein, with translation MVTIYRAHGLRVIIFTDDHEPAHVHVFGDGQVKINLIGPDGTPALVWAQGMKGNDVRRAVQIVQDQQEAFLARWREIHG, from the coding sequence ATGGTCACCATATACCGAGCGCATGGTCTGCGCGTCATCATCTTCACAGACGATCATGAGCCGGCCCATGTGCATGTGTTCGGTGATGGGCAAGTCAAGATCAATCTGATCGGGCCTGACGGGACTCCAGCTCTTGTTTGGGCCCAGGGCATGAAGGGGAACGATGTGCGCCGGGCCGTGCAGATCGTCCAGGACCAGCAAGAGGCGTTTCTTGCCAGATGGAGGGAAATCCATGGCTGA
- a CDS encoding amidohydrolase family protein, which translates to MNKPILKPEIQDPLKTGIFDCDIHPTLKSAADIKKYLSKEWQDYFDNYGDFVRQPFSTSLGYPKATRALSRGDAWPPAGGEPGSDLGFLAEQHLDGNNIKLGVLQVLWPVGNKQRNADFAKAMCSAVNDWQVDEWISKEPRLKGSIVVPQEDAEAAVAEIERLGGHGGFAQILISPKSEEPLGRKRYWPIYEAAAAHNLPVTLHVGGVNGRPATGSGHPSYYAEEHQSHVQNMQALVASLIFEGVFEAFPTLRLIIVEAGLAWAPSLGWRMDVAFKRLHSEVPHLKKKPSEYLREHFWFSTQPADEPEKPQYLRDVFDWIGWDRILFASDYPHWDFDDPKYALNIKLSATEKMQIFWQNSQEAFGGVV; encoded by the coding sequence GTGAACAAGCCAATTCTCAAGCCTGAAATTCAAGATCCGCTCAAGACAGGAATATTTGACTGCGACATTCACCCCACACTCAAGAGCGCCGCAGATATAAAAAAATATCTGTCAAAAGAGTGGCAGGACTATTTTGACAATTACGGCGACTTCGTTCGTCAGCCATTCAGCACATCCCTGGGATATCCGAAAGCGACGCGAGCCCTGTCCCGCGGTGATGCGTGGCCGCCGGCAGGTGGGGAGCCGGGATCTGACCTTGGCTTTCTTGCCGAGCAGCATCTGGATGGCAATAACATCAAACTCGGTGTGCTTCAGGTTCTGTGGCCCGTGGGCAATAAGCAGCGCAATGCCGATTTTGCCAAGGCCATGTGCAGTGCGGTGAACGACTGGCAGGTCGACGAGTGGATCAGCAAGGAGCCGCGCCTCAAAGGGTCCATCGTCGTTCCTCAGGAAGATGCCGAAGCGGCGGTGGCCGAAATCGAGCGCCTAGGCGGCCATGGCGGCTTTGCGCAGATTTTGATCAGTCCCAAAAGTGAAGAGCCACTCGGGCGAAAGCGATATTGGCCGATCTACGAAGCCGCGGCTGCGCACAACCTTCCTGTAACATTGCATGTCGGGGGCGTGAACGGGCGTCCTGCGACCGGCTCGGGCCACCCTTCCTACTATGCCGAGGAACACCAGTCCCACGTTCAGAATATGCAGGCCCTTGTCGCCAGTCTGATATTCGAGGGCGTATTCGAAGCATTCCCGACACTGCGATTGATCATCGTTGAGGCGGGTCTGGCGTGGGCACCATCTCTTGGATGGCGCATGGACGTAGCATTCAAACGCCTGCACTCGGAAGTCCCTCACCTCAAGAAAAAGCCCTCAGAGTACTTGCGGGAGCACTTCTGGTTTTCCACCCAGCCGGCAGACGAGCCAGAAAAGCCCCAATATCTGCGCGATGTCTTCGATTGGATCGGATGGGACCGCATCCTATTCGCTTCTGACTACCCGCACTGGGATTTCGATGATCCGAAATACGCCCTCAACATAAAGTTGAGCGCGACCGAGAAGATGCAGATCTTCTGGCAGAATTCTCAAGAGGCATTTGGAGGGGTGGTTTGA